The genomic window GTGAGCATTTCACTCATCAAGATTTTGTATTACGTATACTCGCATGGAACGAGGAACAGGTGGCTGGTATGCTCACTTTCATTAAATGCGTCATTATGCATTACACCCTTTTCAAGAGGGCTCATTCACAGTACGATGTAGCCTCAGCAGTCTCCAGTTTGTTCACGGTTCCCGTGAACGGTTGGCAGACGGGCGAGCTCTGCATCATACAAATATGATAGCAGACAAAGGACATTGACAAGagaatgtgccttctcttgtccatgtcctttgcgctaccatatattatcatgctaccataccaacaagtCCCAATCACCAATCTCATTGAGCTCTGCATCTTTTTGCACCACAAAAATACGCTGTGAGGGCATGGAAAGTCCTTGTCACAGAGCCGGAAAAAGCTTTGAAACGTCGTGTGCCGACTTGACAACAACGCCACCCGATTAGCCACTGGTCCACGTGAACGAtgtcactctcatcgaagtgcttTTCACACATGCACACGTTCGGGGAAACAAATGTGAAACAACCAGTTTCTTCTGGTGACATTGCGCGCTTTCACTTTTCCCACCGATCACTGTAGGCAGCGAGAACTCGGGGACAGCTTCGTCATTTCTTTTGTAGCCGGATCGACAACGAGGTACCCAGCAGGTATGCGGTATCATTCTCGATCTTGAGGTGCAGCAACCTAAGCTCAATAGTAATCATACGGGGAAAAACTACGCTATGGCACGCCACGATATTGCGCATTCACGTCATAGTGGCACCATCAGCCAGCTATTCTCCGGTCTTCCGAGGCCACTCGCGGTGATGCAACGCCTACCCCACTGCCTCGGCTCACAGTGCACATAGCTTTTCCATTGAGTTACGGCGAAGCTTCCCGACCAGTAAAAGTATTCAAGTGCACTGACACTAGGTGTTTAACTGCAAAGCACCTATCGTTTGCTTTGGCAGGAACATCCATCACGCAAGAAAAATGAGTAAACTAAGTTTTTGTTGGCACTTCCTGAAGGCGACTTGCTGCTACCATAGTTGGGAGTCTTTGTGAGCTTCATTTAGGCAACATTATCCAATTCTGTCAGTGTCACAGGTATACAGTAGTTGGAGTCACGTGACTTGTAAGAATGCTCTGTTAGAGAGCTTTGGTTCTGTAATAGGGCAACTTTATGTTTGGAAGACCATGAACTATACGTACTGTGGCGATAAACATTTTggagaccacgggagcgcgtgaCTAGGAGCATCGTGGTGCCTTCTCGGGGCTACTGGAGAAGCTCGAGAGCGTGCACTGCGCAAGCGCATCCTTTCCTACCTGCCAGTTTGCGCTTTTGCTACCTTAAACTGCGCGGTCACCAGAACGCCAGAAAAATCACAAAGTGTCACTTTTGCAGCCGCCAAGTAAGCACTGAGCGATAATATCTCGACAAATACGTATCTACCTTGTAGCGGCAGTTTTCGGTGCGCCCCGCTTCCTTGCCTTCGGTCCAGACGTTCCacgatagaaagaaaaaagagacaatgACCTTAATTTTAGTGCGGGTGGTCCCATGTCACAAATTTCCCATGGGGTGGGTGCCCTCCCACGCGACTGTAACTTTGTTTTGCCGAGCACCAGGCTGGAAGTGCGGTTGTACCTATTTAACCAATAGGTACCTGGCAGCAGCAATTTTTTCCATTCCACAGCAGCGGCAGATGCTCAAATATTTCACCAAGACTGTGGTGGGAAAGTTGAGTATCGCGACCAGGCCTGGACGCGTGGACGTGGCCGTCAGCACCTGTGCGCCACAGTCCGGGCACGTCAGCTGCACTGGGTAAGGCCCCCATTCAGCCACAATGACCGTCATGATGGGCACGGCCGTAACCCTGCAGGAGCCATGCCGTGAAGGGCGCAGGGTCGCCAGAAGGAAATGCACCGGCCGGGGTAGGAGCCGACGCCGCAAATACTGGTGGCGGTGGGGGCTGCGTGCCCCGTGGAGGGTAGCCGGGAGGGGGTCGGAAGCCTTGCATGTACGCCTGGTAAGAAGACGGTGGCAGCTCAGCACAGCCATGAGGTGGCACCTTCAGTGGTTCTCCTGCCATTGCCAGACTAATGCAGTCGAGCTCCTAAACTGTCTTCCAAGAGGGTAATACACGCACAAGCACACGTTCACTCTAGCACGCGCACTCTGCCGCTGCTACAGCTGCCATCAACCTTGCCAATAAAAGATTTGAAGCTGTGCTTAACGTCTAAAAATAACGCTTCTTTGGGCTCAAGTTCACGTCGTAATTGCCTAAAGACCATGACATTAGGAACTTAGATGTTCGCCTTCTCTTTTCTCATAATGCTCATATTTGCttgtgctatcagcccaggagtacTAAGAATGTTCCTCCTTTTGGTAGTGGGCTATAAAAATAATAGAAAGAGGAATTACCACCGCGTGTATTCAGGCCGCCCTTTAAAAGTCATGTAAGTCCAAAGGGGAGGTCAGTCTTacaaaccagattaaaagactaaaaatTAGGGACCGTAAatcttcgcctttaggagttgaacgcgatacttcaaacacttaggccgcgttcacactgagcattccggccgccgaaagtgctccgaaaccggttcggcggcggcgagatccgccgaatcggtcaccgcgaaccaataggagtgctagtcaaggaatttcgaaaaatggcggccaagccctactcacttgttatgctgcagtgcacgtaactgaatgttgaaaccaatgggagtttaacctactctgtgcctacttcgcctccgtatatcgtgaaagaggtgaccgaacttgctgttggcgtgaccgagcttgttgcggtcttgcagaacaAAACCaatccaccaacgccgctggcgtcggtggtttttccatagagaaagaagaagacaagagcggacactccgcgaaacctggcctcaggaagtgcgtcacgactacgtaacgaactagtgctcccaccacacgtcagagggcgcaagcgcaaaaaaaacacagttataatcaatgcaacagaattgttttcacaaattaataattacacgcccaaatttggtatgttctttatacataaaaacgatttattcaacacaccttacgcgattatttttcttcagccgtactgtcataaacaccatctacccagcgacaagcccatgcatgactgacaacgagaagctttcgtcgctttcgtcaacgtcggctgcgtcggcgttttcaagcgtgagataacaggtgaggcacgttttcaagcgaagcttgttgaatgacatgttgttggtcttgttgggtcattttttcagaaaacggttacgcctgcgcgaaaaagacaccatgcaacaaacatagaaagatgcacacacacacgttgcgcttcgtgtgtgcgagtttgtttcttacgtggcgtgtcattcacgcagttgtaacctttttctgaagcttgtaaggactgggaggttcgctaaaaagaaagtttgtggctctatgcggcggttagacgggaacattgtgcaacgtatgcagtatagaaaaggcggcacggcgtcaagccgaggcgacgcgtgctgcgtctgccacggacgcgagcgtctgtgcgctgagcatagctgggcagctaggtcgtaggctcggtgcaaaatattgagaagcgtttgttgggcctcgcatgcttcacgacgcatttcccgaaggctcggaacacgaataattcttggtgtgccggaggcaaatatggactagccaagtggccatcatcttcgtttcttcgctagccttgtgccactagtgcaagctgcccacaaatttttttgacgtttccaatataattttaccgcacaaatttcaactacgatttttcttcccaatgtactgctgatactgcgtacgcacgaaggtgttctaatgttcccaggccgcgataccattgcattacaagggatagcggcctggaaacttctgaagatctttgttcgtggtcttgacgtatatctttgtaagtcagagttttatgggtcagagatgtatcactggttttgtattgtgcatcgattagctaatcattcaaaggggtttgctggtacacttatgacgtgcacatatcttttttgtaatttgacagcgaagcatccacttactaacattttcagaccgcgctgacgccatgccgtccggcggtccaagctacggcagctactgctgtgtatcgtggtgcttcaacaatggcagaacccacaagaagcctgggacgagtttcttccgcgtaccacgggacggcaggtgtgttaaagcttttgtatggtttgcatgtctgtaggcttactgttcgtacttgctaagtgagggtaacaataaaaaatcactattcaagcacttcccctttcagctgatagttcattgccaatgcaggatgaaagcatggatgcagtatgctggacgcgatgatctcctgagtaagccggccagcctattgtacgcaacgtacagggtttgtagcgaccattttactgctcaaagtttcatggaccctgggcacacaaggcttacaagaatggctgttcccagtgtgcaaccagctgcaccatgtaagtgattgactgaaactcaaatatgtgcaatagcagccacttgtattgaatcagtggcgacagttaaccgtgaagatctctgtagccgatagagaaacctcactacagaagtaacacttggaaagtcttaagttctgtgaattgtgggctattaccttcctaacagcagctttacatttctgtcattttttgatgctctggacctgcgcaacttgttttgaaagactttaaagggctatttcacgttatcttcaagcctgagtgcacatgtacgtatacctttcatcagtgaaagctgccactgttgataattccaaaaatcacaaattacttgtttcctagttggtgccgtctcttttcttccacgttcgaccaatttatgcgtttgaaagagctgtttaagcttccccatgctacaagctttgtaacttgtaccaactgcacatatatgcaggttctctgagcgtcgcttcaagtagtgactgtgacatggctgcagaagctgcactgcaaggtgcggatgagcttcagtttgtgttattataagcctcttactgacacattgtcgtaatttcatctcttcaggacctgcggtagaggcttcacaaagcggctcccacacattgaggtgccccgatgaacagggtgcgttcagtgtcgcgatttctttttttttttacccaaattgactgttgaccaaacctctgcaggtggcagctcccttgtagctggtgaaagaatttctgatgatttcgtcttgccggagaaaaccttaaccagtcgttcagctgtcacaaaaggaacttgtgtggccggtaagttgtatgttcacttcaacaccagagtggattgatatagagacttccgcaggccgctcgcaagattgttccgacagcattgtccgaggcactgaacaagcttcacaagaccctccagaagacgtctccgccaacagctccacgcctgagtgccttagagaaaatggtgactatgcttttattgcagcagtttttaatgtgctattttatgtttaggacattctgaggaaactatcctcaaaaggacactacgtgtgcacttacaaaatgtaagggtgggctctcagtgattttcatttttttttgtgcattgtcaacattgtgaatggtttgtttttaggtagtggaatcgaaaactttgtaccacagaaagttgtgcaccttgggtctgaaagagcgaggaaagtgctcgtatgggattagttgttcttcgcttttacatcaatttttttgtttattgcagtgcgttcctgtgtgccagcgacaatgtctccatcaatgaagtacaagcaaaccattaaacatctgcaagccaaagtagcagcacagcggaaaactatcaaaagactgcagagacagcctcaccaagcaccgtcatcgactacgaaggcccttgaagttatccgaccgcacgtcaccgaggaggtttttaaacttctttctgcacatgttcgcttgaggcccaaatgcaagggcaagcggtttcccgtgtggttcaagaaattcgctcttcacttaaacttccgaggtccgcgagcataccgatttctggctccgtatttttctttgccctcccggcgttcattaaggaggtggctagctaatgtaaagatgactccaggcataattccaggaatcctttcttccattgcaacaaatactcaagcttggaatgaacgggaccgagtgtgcgctttagttttcgacgaaatagcactcaaaaagaatttgtactatgatgcttcaagagacgttgtccagggttttacagatgatggcactcatcgcacttcaaccatcgctgatcgagcactggtttttcttctagttggcgtttcgagaaagtgggttcaaccggttgcttttactatagggcacacatcaacaccatcatctgttatgcataacttgctggtgtcactcattttggagcttaggagcattaatattgcagtgaaagcagtcatttgtgaccagggcagttcaaatgtaagtctcgctaaccaactaagagtgactgtagcaaagcctttttttgaagttaatggtgagcgggtatattacatttttgatgttccgcatttaattaaaacaacgcgcaataatgtccaagcacacaagttatacattggggatgacatcgttaactggtcgcacattgtaagcctttaccaatcctcacatgagttgcggttgcgattggctccaaagttgactgaacggcacgttcatcagaaacctttttctaatatgaaggtcagcagagcaactcaggtcttcagtgcatcagtttcgattgctatcacggcaatggtgtatgcgaaggtgctgcctgcctcggccatcactacagctcaattttgtgatcgtatggacaggattttcgatgccttgaacagctcgagtaaaaaaagaacttcgcaaaagctgcggcatgcaatcatgaaaaatgattcagagctgattgacttcctccgaggccagcttccctggattgcatcatggcagtttgttggcagacgtcaaccacaaaccatcgtaggttggcaaattacaattcaggcaatttgtcaactatgggacgacctctccaaaaattacaattttgaatacctgttaacacgcaggcttcaacaggatcctctggagaacatatttggccacattaggcaaaaacagggttgcaacaccaaccccaatgtagcacaatttatttgtggcctgaagcacatctgcataagaaaactcttcaagctgtcagaatacggaaatgtcgaggatgatgaatgtgacctcctccaggaacagctgtcgccattctccctcaccagtgcgtctcttgtggataatgaggagtgtgcacagccacagcctgacgactttcccgctctagacgatctctctgaacttgcgacaaacattcactcccatattatcgatgactccgctgcatattatgtagctggttttctcatcaaacacttccttcggaatgcatgtgacggttgcagttgcccacagttactgaaagacgacagtgagacgctcaagggtacccaccagtatttcacaatgctcaaagcataccacgtccccagcaaactttttgggaatctcactgtgccatcagaagcagcctttgcatacgtacaacaactcgaatctcactttcttgccataattgaggccactgcacatcacctgaaagtgtgcgatgttttgtatcaccatctgtcaagtgttggcgattttcatttctgctctgctgggtgtcgcgctaagtttctgaaaatgttttgccgggttcgtttatgttggcatgtgcgttttgtgaaccgaaacttagacagggttaggttccagtcttcaatctcgggcatgcagcttgacaagttcaaaggttagcaattagcggcgggtttacactaaagtattggagttgagccgaatcctgcaatagctttgttatgttattacttcgttacagcagacttcattatggtcttatatgcttatattcagttcaactggactaaccactcctttgttgcattcattgttttggttacccgctatgaggagtacaaacactgtgtattcgctcgaagtgatttgcataaccttaaaaagaatgttgggcatcctgtctgtattttttgtagcaaatacgggcgaactgtacactttactgtgggtcgcttggtcactgtgtatgctttatctctccagctcaagtaatatatcgataacaaaatcgcttgttgaaatgtcttcgagcgggtaaggaacacagtatgaagtgggcacggttcatgttatcacgcttttcgtattttagcttctcatcaacctcctcatcttgcccatcaaaattttcaaaagaatacccaaacttgtagtgtttgatggggctgcggacgctgccattttatttttatatagcttgtgagtgataacgtacgatgtagagcctttgtgaaaaataatgagccaaagtggtttccttctgctatttattagccctgtaataccgctctcgtagcaccaattaaagtccacaattctggataaagtgatgactacaatctattttagctcgcaagcgtcacagcaacacccaaacgcaaatcacttgggatcttaagtttttgatgaaggcgacgcataacaaaagccacaagacctgccagtgttgtagcataaagtttgtctttcacgtagtgagcaagctgcaaagccctacctttctgaggacaagcaggcatcaagtctgctttttttcattttggactagctgttcttaagcacagccagcacactgcacctttgcctttctgttatattgtgtcgtgtggtttctgtgcgctctttttttctatgcattatttcagttaagcccaggcgtgattcgcgacttcattgctgtgtatatgtcacttcttccttcttcatcagcattgtgcgctatgtttttgccatagatccttagttacccactggcccggtgtgtcatacttcaccagtttctcggcttctgccaactctagcgatgtgtgcgttgtctgtgttctctatgtatttgttacaatatttgttacaatttatttgtaaggcgagatgcatttgttgtctacctttgtcatattgtgctttttatattctcatactctaccttgcctttgaataaaacattgcggatgctctgtttctttgactgatatatacattgatcacttgttccaaaagaaaaacacaagcgcgatgaataaaacgatagtgaattatcattacctgcatctcttttttttataacttaatcaaaataaaaattacgtcacgaccgattcgcacgaaccactgaacaaaacaaaacagggaatcgctaaatcaaaacgacctacaaaaactatccatttgggcgatgaatagtggtctgaaattatgaacttacgacatagccaaacgtcggttatgcaaagtaattcaaaagttgcgccagtgaaaccgaaaccggaagcgcaagccacttgctctcatcaaccactaggtgtgctagagtcgattgggccgctggggtctacgggagtgtccactcttcaccttttttatttctctatggtttttctgctcttcgtgcattacaagatagccacttgccagcaaagtaagcagtactgtcttttcttgcttcttgcgtacgagactcgtcgaagtatacaccaccggatagcgtagtagcgtttgcaagccgcgacaacaatggggtgacagcgcatccatcccacgttagccccgtagtagatggcatattcggcggcgcggggcgcgtccagtgcgaacgacgctgcgtttcggcggcaggggaatttcggtcgctgtagaaagcggatgtttcagtgtgaactaggcattagagcgtacttcaaacgcttagtgaatggaaccttttcgaatttgctatgcacccactacgtggtttGAAGGGAATAGGTGCGGTAGCGTGTGGGCCTTTTGTAGTAGGGTGCCAGCTTTCAACtgcggagccattatgataatcgcatattttgacgTCCATTGGCGATGAACCCTTGTACCACGCTatgttactgcaatatttcatgttcattgtgaagcatgtatgcaaCACGCGTGTATTTGTGAAGCACGAAAGCTACTTTCTCTGCATTTAGAAGCAGAGAAAGTTCCTTTCACTAGAGAGGCGGCTGGAGTaagacgctgtgcggacgtgtttcgcatgagctccggcccggtgaccgactatcggcggacgcgcttttttctggacttgctgtcagtgggctcgtctgcaggaggttgccctgtacctacggacaccactcgtttaggcaagtttgtccccgtttttggagtttccgagattttcctatcaaccccgtggtggcaaggctaggcctatctcctaggccaagcctggcctgggccgcgtcgcccggcgcctgacttgcgcccggtgaccgtgggtcttgttgggctgaagatggagtactacgttgaaggggagactataacacccgaagattttgaagcgggagagtgggctccagtgctgaaggcacaggaccgatttaagaagactcggcatggcgacaacgccaagagtaagccttgcgagacgcaggccggcagcgacgggcgcaagacgcacggagcgcagcatgtcaagcgggggaaagcgccggtatggaagaaacgcggaccgtttctcaagttgccagccacggctttcaagattgtgtacaggccccagaacttggacttgagtgttgtgacagcgagagaactcggatgtgcactgagagcagcagcacgtctaacgagtgcgattgccgcggaagaagacattgtgcgggttaatggcagaaacaacacgttgacggtgagcacatTGTGCATAAATcacagtggggcatatgcgactgtgaagacgctcaagctgggtgatcgtgacctgccggtttcggcgttTGTGGCGCCGTTGGAcaactccgtgcggggagtgatttataatgcttatgatggatgcccagtggaagaagttcgggcgggattcctgaagaagaatgaaggcatagacattctggacgcgagacctctgggaaagtcaaaggcgattcagattacgttcgggggaaaacgcataccccggcagattacttactggaactgtctgtacgctgtgatcccgtacagaaatttagtcgagacctgctacaactgcagacgagttcGACATCGAGCGaacgtttgctatcgtccgaagagcaacctatgtcaccgttgcgggaaggaccatcctgccccgccagaaggagagccacctacgtgcacgccggtctgcatcgtgtgccatggtgcgcatcacaccaggagccggaactgcaagtttcgcctggctcgcaagccaccgacaggccggcagcagagcatcgaaagagagagcga from Rhipicephalus microplus isolate Deutch F79 chromosome 7, USDA_Rmic, whole genome shotgun sequence includes these protein-coding regions:
- the LOC142767525 gene encoding uncharacterized protein LOC142767525 isoform X2 is translated as MPSGGPSYGSYCCVSWCFNNGRTHKKPGTSFFRVPRDGRMKAWMQYAGRDDLLSKPASLLYATYRVCSDHFTAQSFMDPGHTRLTRMAVPSVQPAAPCSLSVASSSDCDMAAEAALQGPAVEASQSGSHTLRCPDEQGGSSLVAGERISDDFVLPEKTLTSRSAVTKGTCVAGKLYVHFNTRVD
- the LOC142767525 gene encoding uncharacterized protein LOC142767525 isoform X1; this translates as MPSGGPSYGSYCCVSWCFNNGRTHKKPGTSFFRVPRDGRMKAWMQYAGRDDLLSKPASLLYATYRVCSDHFTAQSFMDPGHTRLTRMAVPSVQPAAPCSLSVASSSDCDMAAEAALQGPAVEASQSGSHTLRCPDEQGGSSLVAGERISDDFVLPEKTLTSRSAVTKGTCVAGRSQDCSDSIVRGTEQASQDPPEDVSANSSTPECLRENVRSCVPATMSPSMKYKQTIKHLQAKVAAQRKTIKRLQRQPHQAPSSTTKALEVIRPHVTEEVFKLLSAHVRLRPKCKGKRFPVWFKKFALHLNFRGPRAYRFLAPYFSLPSRRSLRRWLANVKMTPGIIPGILSSIATNTQAWNERDRVCALVFDEIALKKNLYYDASRDVVQGFTDDGTHRTSTIADRALVFLLVGVSRKWVQPVAFTIGHTSTPSSVMHNLLVSLILELRSINIAVKAVICDQGSSNVSLANQLRVTVAKPFFEVNGERVYYIFDVPHLIKTTRNNVQAHKLYIGDDIVNWSHIVSLYQSSHELRLRLAPKLTERHVHQKPFSNMKVSRATQVFSASVSIAITAMVYAKVLPASAITTAQFCDRMDRIFDALNSSSKKRTSQKLRHAIMKNDSELIDFLRGQLPWIASWQFVGRRQPQTIVGWQITIQAICQLWDDLSKNYNFEYLLTRRLQQDPLENIFGHIRQKQGCNTNPNVAQFICGLKHICIRKLFKLSEYGNVEDDECDLLQEQLSPFSLTSASLVDNEECAQPQPDDFPALDDLSELATNIHSHIIDDSAAYYVAGFLIKHFLRNACDGCSCPQLLKDDSETLKGTHQYFTMLKAYHVPSKLFGNLTVPSEAAFAYVQQLESHFLAIIEATAHHLKVCDVLYHHLSSVGDFHFCSAGCRAKFLKMFCRVRLCWHVRFVNRNLDRVRFQSSISGMQLDKFKG